One stretch of Roseimicrobium sp. ORNL1 DNA includes these proteins:
- a CDS encoding type II/IV secretion system protein translates to MNALLTAATLAGSLDLELVKTAAREASVSGQPVVDAVLEKAALGEHEFLRALAHELRWPWQPELQPDMDEAAELKKECPPRLALRHRLLPLAFVSAHAGANDANSHEAAVEGEASAPAVSEDDKDKGKDGAGKQAKRALVVACYDPFDLMARQAVARTVTMPVRWTLAPRDELLRALQGFYGVGADTFEDLMKSRDQDSEDDHLRDEANIIDEDDAEASVLKFVNQIIREALAQRATDIHVEPLHDNLRIRYRIDGVLHETPVPENIKALQASVLARIKVMAKLDIAEKRLPQDGRINLKLEGQSIDVRVACIPSVEGESISLRLLGQEKFTLEKLGLTSDYREKVESLLAKPNGIVLVTGPTGSGKSTTLYTFLSRLNSVQRRIVTIEDPVENKLPGVVQIAVKPEINLTFASGLRSILRGDPNVVMVGEIRDLETAEIAVRASLTGHLVFSTLHTNDAVGGITRLVEMGVEPFLVASSVRAFLAQRLVRSLCPQCRKPAHYSDEQLKACGFHEGLGKTLFTASATGCQACRGTGHFGRMAIYEIAMVTPALQDLISRKASGNELTRQARRDGFISMREYGWRKVLEGATTVEEVMRVTSEDFMD, encoded by the coding sequence ATGAATGCCCTGCTCACTGCCGCCACACTCGCCGGGAGCTTGGATCTGGAGTTGGTGAAGACCGCGGCACGCGAGGCTTCCGTGAGCGGCCAGCCGGTGGTTGACGCAGTGCTGGAGAAGGCTGCGCTCGGCGAGCATGAATTTCTCAGGGCGCTCGCCCATGAACTGAGATGGCCCTGGCAGCCGGAGTTGCAGCCGGACATGGACGAAGCGGCGGAACTGAAAAAGGAATGCCCCCCGCGCCTGGCCCTGCGGCACCGCCTGCTGCCACTGGCCTTTGTTTCCGCCCACGCTGGCGCGAACGATGCGAACAGTCATGAGGCTGCGGTGGAAGGTGAAGCATCCGCGCCTGCCGTGTCGGAAGACGACAAGGATAAAGGCAAAGACGGTGCCGGAAAGCAGGCGAAGCGCGCATTGGTCGTCGCGTGTTACGATCCCTTCGATCTCATGGCACGCCAGGCCGTGGCGCGCACGGTCACTATGCCGGTACGCTGGACGCTCGCGCCACGGGATGAACTCCTGCGAGCTTTGCAGGGCTTCTACGGGGTGGGCGCGGATACCTTTGAGGACCTGATGAAGTCCCGCGATCAGGACTCGGAGGATGATCATCTCCGCGATGAGGCGAACATCATCGACGAAGATGACGCGGAGGCCTCGGTGCTGAAGTTCGTGAACCAGATCATCCGCGAGGCGCTGGCGCAGCGCGCGACGGACATTCACGTGGAGCCGCTGCATGACAACCTGCGCATCCGGTACCGCATTGATGGTGTGTTGCATGAGACGCCGGTGCCGGAGAACATCAAGGCGCTGCAGGCTTCCGTGCTGGCGCGCATCAAGGTGATGGCGAAGCTGGACATCGCGGAGAAGCGCCTGCCGCAGGACGGCCGTATCAATCTCAAGCTGGAAGGCCAGAGCATTGACGTGCGCGTGGCGTGCATCCCGAGTGTGGAAGGGGAGAGCATCAGCCTCCGACTGCTGGGCCAGGAGAAGTTCACGCTGGAGAAGCTGGGCCTCACCTCGGATTACCGGGAAAAGGTGGAGAGCCTGCTGGCCAAGCCGAACGGCATCGTGCTGGTGACAGGGCCCACGGGCAGCGGTAAGAGCACCACGCTGTATACTTTCCTCTCGCGGCTGAACAGCGTGCAACGCCGCATCGTGACCATTGAGGATCCGGTGGAAAACAAGCTGCCGGGCGTGGTGCAGATTGCGGTGAAGCCGGAGATCAATCTCACCTTCGCCAGCGGCCTGCGGAGCATTTTGCGCGGCGATCCGAACGTGGTGATGGTGGGGGAAATTCGTGACCTGGAGACTGCGGAAATCGCCGTGCGCGCCTCGCTTACCGGCCACCTGGTCTTCTCCACCCTGCACACGAATGATGCCGTGGGCGGCATCACGCGTCTGGTGGAAATGGGGGTGGAGCCCTTCCTTGTAGCATCCTCGGTGCGCGCTTTCCTGGCACAACGTCTCGTACGGTCCCTCTGTCCGCAGTGTCGCAAACCGGCGCACTATAGCGATGAGCAACTGAAGGCCTGTGGCTTCCACGAGGGGCTGGGCAAGACGCTCTTCACCGCCAGCGCCACGGGCTGCCAGGCATGCCGCGGCACGGGTCACTTCGGACGCATGGCCATTTATGAAATCGCCATGGTGACCCCGGCCCTGCAGGATCTCATCAGCCGGAAGGCGAGTGGGAACGAACTCACCCGCCAGGCGCGACGCGACGGTTTCATCTCCATGCGCGAGTATGGCTGGCGCAAGGTGCTGGAAGGCGCGACCACGGTGGAGGAAGTCATGCGTGTGACGAGTGAGGATTTCATGGATTAG